CGCTTTGGCCTATGCCAAGGGGATTGGAGCCACCCGGGCCGGCGTTATCTTGACCACCTTTAAAGAAGAAACGGAAACCGATCTCTTCGGTGAGCAGGCCGTTTTGTGCGGCGGTGTAACCGCTTTGGTCAAGGCCGGCTTTGATACCCTGGTGGAGGCCGGGTATCAACCCGAGATCGCTTATTTTGAATGTTTACATGAGTTAAAACTGATCGTGGATTTAATGTATGAAGGGGGCATCAGCCGGATGCGTTATTCCATAAGTGATACGGCTGAATACGGCGACTTGACCCGCGGAAATCGCATCGTCACGGAAGAGACCCGGGAAGAGATGCAGATAATCTTGCAAGAGGTCCAAACGGGTGAATTCGCTCGAGAATGGATCCTGGAAAACAAGGCCAATCGACCGGTCTTTAATGCCTTGCGGCGTATTGAGGCCGAACATCCCATAGAAGAAGTGGGCCAGAAACTCCGCGATATGATGAGCTGGCTGAAGAAATGATGATGAGGGTTCAAGGATTCAAGGGTTCGAGGATTCGAGGTTGTTGTCACTCCCGGCCAGTGTTCGGGGTTCAGAGTCCGGAGTGGTAGGTCTTCGCTCCCATTACTCCAGTCTCGGCCGGTCCCTGGCTTTTCCGGAGTCCCGGTTAATACGTAAATTGGGTTCGCCGAACGCTGAACGCCGAACGGGTTTTTTATGATTATTCCGATAGCCCGTCAAGGGTATCCATTTATTATTCTTGGGTTGGCAGGGGTTGTTCTTTTTGCCTGGTTGGACCTGTCCTTAGGTTGGGGAATAGCCGGCCTGTTTACCATCTTCGTAGCCGCGTTTTTTCGGGACCCCGAACGGGAGTCGCCCCAGGGAGAAAAAGTCTTATTGTCCCCGGCCGATGGTAAAATCCTGCTGATCGAGGAAGAGGAAGAAATTTCTTTTTTAACTGGCCGGGCGATAAAGATCAGTATCTTTATGTCGGTTTTTAACTGCCATATTAATCGCATTCCGATAAGCGGCAGTATAGAAAAGGTTTTTTATCAGGCCGGGAAGTTCTATGCGGCCAATAATGACCTGGCCTCGGCCCAAAACGAACAAAACGCCCTGGTTCTTACTACGCTCGCAGGGACAAAGATTTGTTTTGTTCAAATAGCCGGCTTGATCGCCCGAAGGATTGTCTGCTGGGTCAAGGCCGGTGAAACCGTAAAGCAGGGAGAGCGTTTTGGGTTGATCCAGTTTGGTTCAAGGGTGGA
The sequence above is drawn from the Deltaproteobacteria bacterium genome and encodes:
- a CDS encoding phosphatidylserine decarboxylase family protein, whose translation is MIIPIARQGYPFIILGLAGVVLFAWLDLSLGWGIAGLFTIFVAAFFRDPERESPQGEKVLLSPADGKILLIEEEEEISFLTGRAIKISIFMSVFNCHINRIPISGSIEKVFYQAGKFYAANNDLASAQNEQNALVLTTLAGTKICFVQIAGLIARRIVCWVKAGETVKQGERFGLIQFGSRVDLYLPTAARLRIKRGDKVKAGLTILGELP
- the ilvC gene encoding ketol-acid reductoisomerase — translated: MKIFYDQEADLNILKGKKVAIIGYGSQGHAQALNLRDSGVDVVVAELAGTPNYQLAQEQGFVPVTAAQAAAQAQVIQILAQDHAQAYLFENEVLPHLTPDKTIVFSHGFNIHYGQIVPPSNVDVVMVAPKGPGHLVRREFEKGAGVPSLVAIHQDPSGNAMKTALAYAKGIGATRAGVILTTFKEETETDLFGEQAVLCGGVTALVKAGFDTLVEAGYQPEIAYFECLHELKLIVDLMYEGGISRMRYSISDTAEYGDLTRGNRIVTEETREEMQIILQEVQTGEFAREWILENKANRPVFNALRRIEAEHPIEEVGQKLRDMMSWLKK